CGATCTTCCTGATCCTTCTTGCAGTTGGTTCAGCAACGTATATCATGCCGTCAGTTGTTACTTCAATGGCAGCCGGATTATTGAAAGACGCCGCTACCCCCGTCCCATCTGAAGATCCTGCTGTACCGGATCCTGCAATGGTGGTGACCACTCCGGCGGGTGTGATCTTTCGGATCCTGTGATTACCATAATCAGCTACATATACATTCCCATTTGCATCAACGGTAACGCCCTGCGGATTATTGAAAATGGCAGTAGTGCCGTCGCCTGCAAGCGTAGACACATTTCCGTTAGGTTCGATCTTCCTGATACGTTTATTGTTCCTGTCCGATACGTAAAGATTATTGTTGCCATCGATCGCCATGGCAGTAGGATCACTGAACATAGCAATATTTCCAGGTCCATCCTGGAATCCCTGCGAACCTGTTCCGGCCAGAACCGTTACAGCCCCGGTTGAACTGATCTTCTTGATCTGCTGATCGGTTTTGTCTGCTACATACAGGAATCCATCATTGCCGATCACTACTGCTGCAGGTGCAGCCAGATCATTTTCAGATGCAATCACAGGAACAGTATACACCCTCCATACCAGGTCATACACGAAATCTGTTGAAGAAACGCCTGTTTTTGTTCCAACCGTAACGGCGATCTTTCCTGTTCCGGCAGCAACAGGTACTGTCACGTCCAATTCATCAGGAACAGCCTTGGTTACAACCGCATCCTGACCATTGATGGAAACACTGTTCTCACTGAGCATGGAAGAGAAACCGCTTCCCCTGATCTTGATCGTTGCACCGCCTTTTGCATTGGGCGTAAAAGAGTTTATAACGATCTCAGGTTGCTCCTGTGTTATTTTCAACAACAATGGCGTAACCGCCGGACCAGTGCTTTCAAGTTTGATAACAGCCTCGCGGGCGCCTATCCTGTTATTGGGAGCGATGGTGAAAAACAATTTGGTAACACCTGCCTTACCGGTGGAGGCACCTGGCGTGATCCACCAGGAATCAACCGGCATCACTATTTTCCAGGGTACATTCGAAGTAATAGTTACAGAGTCCTGCTGACCTTCAGGCTTTTCTTCTATTTCTGTTTTATTGATCAGCATGGAAGGTGCTGCGCCAAGCTGATTGAATACTACACGACTTGATGATAAGCCTTTGGCATTCAGGATAAGCGTAACCGTGAGTTGCTCCGCTTTTGCATTGGCAGGATAGCTGAACTCAACAGTAGCATTGCCACGACCGCTGGAAGGTTCGATGGTGAGCCAGGAAGGGATACCGCTGAAATCCCAATCCACGTTGGAGGTAATATCAAGGGATGCCGTACCGGCTTCTGCAGTGGCTTCGATGGAGGGTTTGTCTACCTCCAGCACCGGTACAACTTTTTCGTCTTTATTGCAAAAAGGGAAAACTAAACAGATTAAGATGAGCAGGCTCCATTGCTGGAATAAGGTTTTCATATTGATGAATTTCGATCATGAACCAAATCGCATTAATAACGCATGTCGTTCAGCCATGTATATGCGAACGGTTAAAAAATGAAATTTATTGGGCTGGAAGGAAATAAAATGGCTCTGTAATTTACAAAAAGCAGGCACATAAGCAAATCCCGGGATAATTTATTGTATTGTCCCGGATGCACATACGCTTTTTATCATGTATTACAATCTTTCTTTCACCCATCCGAGGGCGATATCCAGTTGCTGTCTGATGGTAAGATGGGAATTGTCCAGTACCAGGGCGTCTTCTGCCTGTCTTAACGGGCTTACTTCCCTGTGGGAGTCTATATAATCGCGCATTTCAAGATTGGCTCTCACCTCTTCAATGGTCACATTGGGATTCTTTTCATAGAGCTCTTTGAAACGGCGCTGAACGCGGATGGCGTTGTCGGCGGTCATGAAAATTTTAAGCTCGGCATCGGGGAAAACAACGGTCCCAATATCGCGGCCATCCATCACGATCCCTTTCTTTCTTCCCATCTCCTGCTGTTGTTTAACGGCATATTCACGCACTTCACGGATGGCTGCTACTTCGCTTACTTTTTCCGCTACTACCAGGTCGCGGATCACATATTCTACGTTCTCGTCGTTGAGGAAAATTTCACTCTGGCCATTCTTGTGATTGGCGTGGAATTGAAGTTTGATATGCCCCAATGCTTCGTGTACCGCTTCGGGGTTTGTCCAGTCAACATGATTGCGGAGAAAGTAAAGAGTGATGGATCGATACATGGCGCCACTGTCGATATACACATATCCCAGTTCTCTCGCCAATTGTTTTGCAAGGGTGCTTTTGCCACAGCTGCTCCAGCCGTCAATGGTGATGATGATCTTCTTGTCCATGTTGCACTGCAAAAATGCAGAAAAAGCGGGAATCCGCAATGAATTGGTCAAGCCGAATGAAAGCAGTTTCAATGGGTCAATTTTCAGGCTTGATGGGAGTGCTATTGCCCCAGATATCAGCAGGGCATCGGGTGATGACGCAACAGGAAGAGAATGGCGCTTCTGTTCATTTTCCAATTCGAAAATGCGGGTGTAAAACTTTTGTACCCATTTCAATTTTTCTATTTCACTTTCCTTGCCATTCATATTCTTCTTGTACAACACCAGCACAAAATGGGCATCAAAGATAGCGGGCAGATCCTGCAGGTTACCAGGAAGGCAGAAAACAAGAAAGCGGTCCAGCAAACTGGCCCGCCTTCTCAATAATGTAGTGGGCGACGACAAAGTGGACTCACTACTGTAAGTCACCTGGTTTTCGGTAAGCATTGGATTTTTAGTAGTGTCCATGCCCATGATCAGGGGGGTGGCATCGCGAAAAATAACCGGGGCCTCATCAAGGAAACAAAACACAAGGACTTATGATTGTTAAACGGGCGTTCTTTTCAAATAGTGTGTCTTAAGCTGATTTTAATCCCCGCGAAAAAAGAAGGCCCCGCCTTTCGACGGAGCCTAAGTGTTTCCTTGTAGTGAAAAACTATATTGAGCTTATGCTTCTGATTTCGATTTGCTGGGTTCCTGGATATTGAACGTGATCTTACTGTTCTCTTTATCCAGGTCAGCGATCATGATATCACCCTGCTTGATATGCATGTTCAGGATCTCTTCCGCGAGAGGATCTTCCAGGTATTTCTGGATGGCCCTGTGCAGCGGACGGGCGCCGAATTGAACATCGTAACCTTTCTCGGCGATGAAGTTCTTCGCTTCTTCTGTGAGCTCCAGCGTAAATCCAAGGGATTGCAAACGCTTGGTAACACCCTTCATCAGGATATCGATGATCTTGAAGATATTCTCTTTGGTGAGAGAGTTGAAGATGATCACATCATCGATACGGTTGAGGAACTCGGGAGAGAAAGTACGTTTCAGCGCTTTCTCGATCACGGCCTTGTTGTTCTCATCGGAAGATTGTGTGCGGGCTGCAGTTGCAAATCCTACACCTTCTCCGAAGTCTTTCAACTGGCGTACACCGATGTTGGATGTCATGATAATGGTAGTGTTCTTGAAGTCCACTTTTCTACCGAGTCCATCAGTAAGCTGACCATCATCCAGCACCTGCAACAGGATATTGTAAATATCGGGGTGTGCTTTTTCGATCTCATCCAGCAGGATCACGGAGTAAGGTTTGCGGCGCACTCTTTCGGTGAGCTGACCACCTTCTTCGTATCCAACATATCCGGGAGGCGCGCCGATCAGGCGGCTCACAGTGAATTTCTCCATGTATTCACTCATATCGATACGCACCAGCGCATCTTCAGAGTCGAACATATAACGGGCGAGTGAACGTGCAAGCTCCGTTTTACCCACACCGGTAGGTCCGAGGAAGATGAAGGTACCGATCGGTTTCTTCGGATCTTTCAGGCCCACACGGTTACGCTGGATGGCTTTTACCACTTTCTCGATGGCTTCGTCCTGACCAACTACCATTCCTTTCATGTCCTCAGACATGCGGCGGAGTTTTTCGCTTTCAGCCTGTACCATCCGCTTAACGGGGATACCGGTCATCATGCTCACCACTTCGGCAATGGCTTCATCGTCTATGGGATAACGTTTGTGTTTGCTTTCTTCCTCCCAGCCTGCTTTCGCTTTTTCCAGTTCTTCCTGGAGGCGTTTTTCAGTATCGCGGAGAGAAGCAGCTTCTTCAAACTTCTGGCTCTTTACAACTTTATTCTTTTCCAC
This portion of the Pseudobacter ginsenosidimutans genome encodes:
- a CDS encoding BACON domain-containing protein is translated as MKTLFQQWSLLILICLVFPFCNKDEKVVPVLEVDKPSIEATAEAGTASLDITSNVDWDFSGIPSWLTIEPSSGRGNATVEFSYPANAKAEQLTVTLILNAKGLSSSRVVFNQLGAAPSMLINKTEIEEKPEGQQDSVTITSNVPWKIVMPVDSWWITPGASTGKAGVTKLFFTIAPNNRIGAREAVIKLESTGPAVTPLLLKITQEQPEIVINSFTPNAKGGATIKIRGSGFSSMLSENSVSINGQDAVVTKAVPDELDVTVPVAAGTGKIAVTVGTKTGVSSTDFVYDLVWRVYTVPVIASENDLAAPAAVVIGNDGFLYVADKTDQQIKKISSTGAVTVLAGTGSQGFQDGPGNIAMFSDPTAMAIDGNNNLYVSDRNNKRIRKIEPNGNVSTLAGDGTTAIFNNPQGVTVDANGNVYVADYGNHRIRKITPAGVVTTIAGSGTAGSSDGTGVAASFNNPAAIEVTTDGMIYVAEPTARRIRKIDNTGKVTTLVNGLTNDPFTNPSDIASDAAGNIYVADQLRHSVYSLSPAGVATVIAGMVLPGHKDGEGVQAKFNLPVAIALGINGEFLVADQGNKMIRKLFKQ
- the cmk gene encoding (d)CMP kinase — protein: MFCFLDEAPVIFRDATPLIMGMDTTKNPMLTENQVTYSSESTLSSPTTLLRRRASLLDRFLVFCLPGNLQDLPAIFDAHFVLVLYKKNMNGKESEIEKLKWVQKFYTRIFELENEQKRHSLPVASSPDALLISGAIALPSSLKIDPLKLLSFGLTNSLRIPAFSAFLQCNMDKKIIITIDGWSSCGKSTLAKQLARELGYVYIDSGAMYRSITLYFLRNHVDWTNPEAVHEALGHIKLQFHANHKNGQSEIFLNDENVEYVIRDLVVAEKVSEVAAIREVREYAVKQQQEMGRKKGIVMDGRDIGTVVFPDAELKIFMTADNAIRVQRRFKELYEKNPNVTIEEVRANLEMRDYIDSHREVSPLRQAEDALVLDNSHLTIRQQLDIALGWVKERL